A stretch of Chitinophaga caeni DNA encodes these proteins:
- a CDS encoding HipA N-terminal domain-containing protein yields the protein MRRATIYYKDDLAGHLVETDDGEYVFQYADDYIEHHSKQFLTFTMPVRKQAYIDNRLFPFFEGLIPEGWLLDIASKNWKLNPNDRMGLLMACCQDCIGAVSVIPIEEENE from the coding sequence ATGAGACGAGCGACAATCTATTATAAAGATGATCTTGCAGGACACCTGGTAGAAACAGATGATGGAGAGTATGTTTTTCAATATGCTGACGACTATATTGAGCATCATAGCAAGCAATTTCTCACCTTTACAATGCCCGTTAGAAAACAAGCATATATTGACAATAGACTATTCCCATTTTTTGAAGGGCTGATTCCTGAAGGTTGGTTGTTGGATATTGCCTCAAAAAATTGGAAATTGAATCCCAATGATAGGATGGGCCTATTAATGGCCTGTTGCCAAGATTGTATAGGTGCTGTTAGCGTAATACCAATAGAGGAAGAAAATGAATAA
- a CDS encoding glycosyltransferase family 4 protein codes for MKIAILSPVAWRTPPRHYGPWEQVASTIAEGLHERGMDVTLFATADSLTGCKLSGIIPKGYEEDKEQDPKVAECLHISHLMEQSGQFDIIHNHFDFLPLTYSRLIQCPMVTTIHGFSSPKIIPVYKQFNDINYYVSISNADRNAALKYIATVYNGIDKRQFDFNDVPRDYLLYFGRIHHDKGTYEAIQIAKQSKRKLIIAGIVQDQAYFDEKVAPWINNEDVLYLGSAGPQQRNELLRNASALLHPINFNEPFGLSVAESMFCGTPVIAFRKGAMGELIIDGKTGFLVDTINDAVERLPNIRSINRLDCREWAELNFSREKMVGDYIEVYEEVLELN; via the coding sequence ATGAAAATCGCGATACTTTCCCCCGTGGCATGGCGTACGCCACCGCGGCATTATGGTCCTTGGGAGCAAGTTGCCTCCACTATCGCAGAAGGTTTGCATGAACGGGGAATGGATGTAACATTGTTTGCCACCGCCGATTCCTTGACGGGATGCAAATTATCCGGCATCATTCCAAAAGGCTACGAAGAGGATAAAGAACAAGATCCCAAAGTGGCGGAATGCTTGCATATCAGTCACCTGATGGAACAATCCGGGCAATTTGACATAATTCATAATCATTTTGATTTCTTACCACTGACTTATTCCCGGCTTATTCAATGCCCCATGGTAACAACTATACATGGTTTTTCATCACCGAAGATCATCCCGGTTTACAAACAATTTAATGATATAAACTATTATGTATCGATCAGCAATGCAGATAGGAATGCTGCATTAAAATATATCGCTACCGTATATAATGGCATCGATAAAAGACAATTCGATTTCAATGATGTGCCGCGGGACTATTTATTATATTTTGGCCGTATCCACCATGATAAAGGAACTTACGAAGCGATTCAAATTGCGAAGCAATCCAAGCGTAAATTGATAATAGCAGGAATAGTACAAGACCAAGCATATTTTGATGAGAAAGTTGCCCCCTGGATCAATAACGAAGATGTTCTCTATTTGGGAAGCGCCGGGCCGCAGCAGCGGAATGAGTTATTAAGGAATGCTTCCGCATTATTACACCCCATTAATTTTAATGAACCATTCGGGCTGAGTGTAGCGGAATCCATGTTTTGCGGTACACCGGTCATTGCATTTCGCAAAGGCGCAATGGGAGAATTGATCATCGATGGGAAAACGGGTTTCTTAGTAGATACGATAAACGATGCCGTAGAGCGGCTCCCCAATATCAGATCAATTAACCGGCTTGATTGCAGGGAATGGGCCGAGCTCAATTTCAGCAGGGAGAAAATGGTGGGCGATTATATAGAGGTTTACGAGGAGGTGTTGGAATTGAATTGA
- a CDS encoding type II toxin-antitoxin system Y4mF family antitoxin has translation MKSLQAFVKEKRKEVGLTQQKFAEKAGVALTVIRKIEQGKNDLQLEKVNQVLKMFGHTLAPVSLKLFTIENNETSDNLL, from the coding sequence ATGAAGTCGCTACAGGCTTTTGTAAAAGAAAAAAGGAAAGAAGTTGGATTAACCCAGCAAAAATTCGCTGAAAAGGCAGGAGTAGCACTAACAGTAATCCGTAAGATTGAACAAGGCAAAAATGACTTACAGCTTGAAAAAGTAAACCAAGTATTGAAAATGTTTGGTCATACTTTGGCACCCGTTAGTTTAAAATTATTTACAATAGAAAATAATGAGACGAGCGACAATCTATTATAA
- a CDS encoding HipA domain-containing protein: MAELAANAVQRSITIPGVQPKLSLTLVKNTLDDKDKGRLTIVGALGGNYILKPPHADYSQLPENEHATMKMAQNLNIPVVPSSLIRLASGELAYITKRIDRTVDGNKIHMLDMFQILEAFDKYKGSMEKVGKAIAKYVDNTLLDLTTFFEITLFCFITGNNDMHLKNFSLIVNDQSKWRLSPAYDLLNVSIVNPNDKEELALTLGARKNKFNRSRFVEFGESLGLNNKQIEHTFAQLIRNEEMMIGLINSSFLSVSNRQNYILLIKERMERIRS, translated from the coding sequence ATGGCAGAGCTAGCCGCAAATGCCGTCCAAAGAAGCATAACTATCCCGGGTGTACAGCCAAAGCTCTCTTTAACGCTGGTAAAAAACACACTTGATGATAAAGATAAAGGCCGATTAACAATTGTTGGTGCACTAGGAGGTAACTATATTCTCAAACCACCGCATGCAGATTACTCACAATTACCAGAGAATGAACATGCAACGATGAAAATGGCCCAGAACTTGAATATTCCCGTCGTACCTTCTAGCCTAATAAGGCTGGCATCAGGTGAACTGGCTTACATTACCAAGCGTATAGACAGAACCGTAGATGGAAATAAAATTCACATGCTGGATATGTTCCAAATCTTGGAGGCCTTTGATAAATATAAAGGCTCAATGGAAAAGGTTGGAAAGGCCATTGCAAAATATGTAGACAATACCCTATTGGACCTTACAACATTTTTCGAGATAACATTATTTTGTTTTATTACCGGCAACAATGATATGCATCTTAAAAATTTCTCGTTAATCGTAAACGACCAAAGCAAGTGGAGACTTTCACCTGCCTACGACTTATTAAATGTATCGATTGTTAACCCGAATGATAAAGAAGAATTGGCTCTTACCCTTGGAGCAAGAAAAAACAAGTTTAACCGCTCGAGATTTGTAGAATTTGGAGAAAGCCTGGGCCTTAACAATAAACAAATCGAGCATACATTTGCCCAACTAATACGTAATGAAGAAATGATGATCGGCTTAATTAATTCCTCGTTTTTATCTGTAAGCAATCGACAAAATTACATCCTGCTTATCAAGGAACGTATGGAGCGCATCCGTTCTTAA